TGATAGCTCGGATACGCTGACCAACCGTCACAGCTGAGCGTTGAGTCCTCGGCGAAGTCCTCGCCGAGGACGTCCTCTAACACCTGACTTCCACGACTCTCATCAACCCAGAACAGCACTTCTTCGTCAGTAACGAACGTCCACGCCCAGTGTTGCTCTCCGTCAACAGGAAATCCCGTTTCATCGCAGTAGACGACGTCACTTTCCTGAATACGGGCTTTGACATCGTCATACGCGGGTCGCAGCCGGTCTGCGACCCGCTTGGTCAGGTTGTAGATCGTCCGATGAGAGATGGGTGTATCGAGTTCCCAGTCAAACAGCTCCGCCTGTTTACGGTTTGGAAGTCGCTGATGGAACCTACCGAGGGCGGTTTGGGCCATGATATTTGGCCCAAACCGCCCGGTTTCCGGGCAGTCTGGATGTTCAGCAACGACTTCGTTTCCACAGGAACAGCGGTGTTTGCCGAGTTCGTACTCGACGACAGTGGTTGGAATAGGGAGAGGTATGTCGATAATCGTCCGTGAGATGTAGCTGTCCGGGTTAGAGAGGATTTGCTCACAGTCTGGGCAATATCCCTGATCGACTCGAATAGTCTCCTCTGGTTCCGGAGGCGGTCGAGTTGTTCCTTCGTGACCTTCGTCACGTCCTGGAGAGGAGCCGCTGGCGGCGTCAGCGTCGCCGCCAGCGTCGTCCCCTTGGTCTTCGTTCTCTTCCTCGTCGCTGTCATCGTTGCCAGGTGATCCAGCCACGCCACCCTGCTTACTGGGAGGTGTG
Above is a genomic segment from Natribaculum luteum containing:
- the tnpC gene encoding IS66 family transposase; this encodes MSLGVSGSLESIDSTIRTENSTHLRQQLVVKELENRLLRRQITAKQQQIEQLEARLKRYENPNTPPSKQGGVAGSPGNDDSDEEENEDQGDDAGGDADAASGSSPGRDEGHEGTTRPPPEPEETIRVDQGYCPDCEQILSNPDSYISRTIIDIPLPIPTTVVEYELGKHRCSCGNEVVAEHPDCPETGRFGPNIMAQTALGRFHQRLPNRKQAELFDWELDTPISHRTIYNLTKRVADRLRPAYDDVKARIQESDVVYCDETGFPVDGEQHWAWTFVTDEEVLFWVDESRGSQVLEDVLGEDFAEDSTLSCDGWSAYPSYHTKLQRCWAHLLREAEYVAERYEEAERLSEELHALHDDLTAFDEEDPSASAREQKRAEASLHLEGLIREDYEAQEVKKLIEKIRNGLGHWLTFVTEPDVDSTNNRAERALREQVVLRKMFRTLRSAEGVQIHETITTMLATWKRRGLDPPEQLQSILGGQELRLG